One Aegilops tauschii subsp. strangulata cultivar AL8/78 chromosome 2, Aet v6.0, whole genome shotgun sequence genomic window, tgtctcggccatgtctacatagttctcgaacccgtagggttcgcacacttaatgttcgatgacgatttgtattatgagttatgtgatttgatgaccgaagtttgttcggagtcccggatgagatacggacatgacgaggagtctcgaaatggtcgagacataaagattgatatattggacgatgttattcggacaccggatgagttccgagaggtaccggataattatcggagtgccggagggttatcggaatccccgggggaactaatgggccttgatgggtcttagtggggagagaggaagggccacaaggggctggctgcgccccctaggtccgaattgtactaggagaagggggcagcgcccccctttccttcccttccccctctcccttccGTCTTCCCCCTTTCCTCCAGGTGGAATCCTaataggacttggagtcctagtaggactcccttcTCCTGGTGCGCCCTACAGGtctggccggcctccccctcccctcctttatatacgggggcagggggcaccctataacacacaagtttctcttaaccgtgtgcggtgcccccctccacagttacacacctcagtcatatcgtcgtagtgcttaggcgaagccctgcgccggtaacttcatcatcaccatcaccacgccgtcgtgctgaaggaactctccctcgtcctaaactggatcaagagatcgagggacgttatcgagctgaacgtgtgctgaacgcagaGGTGTCGTACGATCGGtgcttggatcagttggatcgcgaagatgtttgactacatcaaccgtgttactaaacgcttccgtttttggtctacgagggtacgtggacacactctccccgatcgttgctatgcttctcctagatagatcctGCCTGAtagtaggattttttttttgaaatactacgttccccaacagtggcatccgagccaggtctatgcgtagatgttatatgcacaagtagaacacaatgagttgtgggcgataatagtcatactgcttaccagcaacgtcttactttgattcagcggtgttgttggatgaagcggcccggaccgacattacatgaccgcgttcatgagactggttctaccgacgtgcttcacacacaggtggctagcgggtgtatgtttctccaactttagttgaattgagtttgactatgcccggtccttgttgaaggttaaaacaacacacttgacgaaaaatcgttgtggttttggtgcgtaggtaagaacggttcttcctagaagcccgtagcagctacgtaaaacttgcaacaacaaagtagaggacgtctaacttgtttttgcagggcttgctctgatgtgatatggtcaagacgtgatgagatataaattgttgtatcagatgatcatgttttgtaacagttatcggcaactggcaggagccatatggttgtcgctttattgtatgaaatgcaatcgccgtgtaattgctttactatatcactaagcggtagcgatagtcgtagaagcaatagttggcgagacgacaacgatgctttgatggagatcaaggtgtcaagccggtgacgatggtgatcatgacagtgctttggagatggagatcaaaggcacaatatgatgatggccatattatatcacttattttgattgcatgtgatgtttatcctctatgcatcttattttgcttagtacggctgTAGCATtctaagatgatctctcactaaatttcaaggtataagtgttctccctaagtatgcaccgttgctacagttcgtcgtgccgagacaccacgtgttgatcgggtgtgataagctctacgttcacatacaacgggtacaagccagttttgcacacgcagaatactcgggttaaacttgacgagcctagcatatgcagatatggcctcgggacactgagaccgaaaggtcgaacatgaatcatatagtagatatgatcaacatagtgatgttcaccattgaaaactactccatctcacgtgatgatcgcacatggtttagttgatttggatcacgtgatcatttagatgactagagggatgtctatctaagtgggagttcttaagtaatatgattaattaaactttaatttatcatgaacttagtatctAATAATATTTTGCATgcctatgttgttgtagatcaatggcccgtgttaccgttcctttgaattttaatgcgttcctagagaaagctaagttgaaagatgacggtagaaactacacggactgggtccgtaacttgaggattatcctcattgctgcacagaagaattacgtcctcgaagcaccgctaggtgtaccacccacgccagcaactgcagacattgtgaatgcccggcagtcacgtgttgatgactactcgatagttcagcgtgccatgctttatggcttagaaccgggacttcaaaaatgttttgaacgccatgaagcatatgagatgttccaagagttgaaattagtatttcagactcatgaccgtgtcaagaggtatgagacctctgacaagtactttgcctacaagatggaggagaataggtCAACCAATGAGCatatgctcagaatgtctgagtactacaatcgcttgaatcaatgggggttaatcttccagatgagatggTGATTGACAAAAAtttctagtcactatcaccaagttactggaacttcgtgatgaactataatatgcaagggatgacgaaaaggattccccgagctcttcgcggtGCTAAAAttggtgaaggtagaaatcaagaaaagcatcaagtgttgatggttgacacgaccactagtttcaagtaaaagggcaagggaaagaaagggaacttcaagaagaatggcaagcaagttgccactctcatgaagaatcccaaagctagacccaagcctgaaactgagtgcttctactgcaaaggaaatggttactggaagcggaactgccccaaatacttggtggataagaaggatggcaaagtgaacaaaagtatatatgatatacatgttattgatgtgtacttactagtgttcatagtagcccctgggtatttgatacttgtaacgcccacgatgcggctatatctcccacgtgtcgaggcacgacttagaggcataaccgcattgtggttttgtcgcaagaagggtcatcttcacacaatcccatgtaatgaacaagaatgggataaagagttggcttacaatcgccacttcacacaatacataattaaatcatacatcattcaagatacacacataggtccgactacggaaccaaaagaaaagaagacaacccaactgccagatccctgatcgtcccaactgggcaccactactgatcaatatgaaaagaaacaacacaacgaacaagatcttcatcgagctcccacttgagctcagttgcgtcacctgcactggtctcatcggcacctgcaactgtttggaagtatctgtgagtcacgaggactcagcaatctcacacccgcgagatcaagactatttaagcttataggaaggaaagggtagtgaggtggagctgcagcaagcactagcatgtatggtggctaacatacgcaaataagagcgagaagaggagcaacggaacggtcgtcaactagtaatgatcaagaagtgatcctgaactcctacttacgtcaaacataacctagaaaccgtgttcacttctcggactccgccgagaagagaccatcacggctacacacgcggttgatgtattttaattaagtcaagtgtcaagttctttacaaccggatattaacaaattcccatctgccacataaccgcgggcacggctctcgaaagtttataccctgcaggggtgtcccaacttagcccattataagctctcatggtcaacgaaggatattccttctcccgggaagacccgatcagtctcggaatcccggtaacaagacatttcgacaatggtaaaacaaaaccagcaaagccgcccgatgtgtcgacaatcccgataggagtcgcacgtaccttgttctcaggacacaccggatgaacactacgtacaactaaaaccagtcctcaagtttccccgaggtggcgctgcaagtggctctagtttggaccaacactccgaggagcactggcccggggggggtaaaataagatgaccctcgggatgcgcgactcccaagggaaaaggctaggtaaggcaaatgtaaaaccaaggttgggccttgctggaagagttttattcaaagcgaactgtcaagggggtcccataaatcacccaaccgcgttaggaacgcaaaatcaaggaacataacactggtatgacggaactagggcggcaagagtggaacaaaacaccaggcataaggccgagccttccaccctttaccaagtatatagatgcattaataatataagagatattgtgatatcccaacataaacataatccaacatggagcaatcttcatcttcacctgcaactagcaacgctataagaggggctgagcaaaagcggtaacatagccaaacaacggtttgctaggaagggtgacaaaggttagaggttcatggcaatatgggaggcatgaaatagcaagtggtaggtagcgctgcatagcaatagagcgaacaactagcaagcaaagatagaagtgatttcgagggaatggtcatcttgcctgagatcccgcaaggaagaagcacgagtccatgaagaagacaaacggatgtagtcgaacgaatcctcacaactccggaacgaaaccgaagctaacgagagaagcaacccggaaagaaacaaacaacaaagtaaacaaaccaccacatacacatggcatgatgcacaaacaaatatgatgcatgccCGGTTtaaaatatgcatggcatggcaaagtgcaaaaacgaaactacaagttaagtggagctcaatatgcaacgagttgcctattgatgaaacaccacaacaattgtttagttctctcggttatatacccaacaatattaaatgttgattaacatggcaagaggtgaagcataagtaaactaactatctaggcaatttaaatgaggccggaacaacaaacaataattccggaaaatcctcatgtcatttagcaattttaatgcaaacatcaattgtaaacatttaaatgttattatcatgatgcgaatgacatatgcaagttttttaagcaattttataaaacgtggacaagagcatgttatgaagcatttgttaccgtggtggaacgaaaaagggtgccacggcaacgataacgaaaatgatgccacggcaacatatcggttccgatagctcatggagataccggcgcaaaagagaattgtgcggatgtgtggaacacgcaatagatggtggggtgctcccggtaaCCGGGTTCCCGCGGTTCGACGGCATGGCAAGGAAACGAGTGACAGCGTGCGACGAACAAGTCGGGCACGGTGCAAACGCAAGCAACTCAAACAACACATGCTTTCGCTCCACGAACGTCGTCTCGGGTTATACCTTCGAGGCGTGACTTTTCGGAACGGATCAAGTTCGTAGAGGAAGTAGTTGTACACGACGACGGTATTAGAAGTAGTGGTTCACATCTCGCAATCGTCCAAActccgtagatgttcggggtcgtcggtagaggtacttgacgCAATCCATGCAAATGGTGCTTGTTCGGGCATCGGTCTTGACGAAGGTGTACTTGGCCAACGTAGTGGTACTCGACATCTTGTCGAACCCAAGCGACGGTAGTCGTACACGACGCGTTGTGGAAGTAGTTGAACTCGCAGTCTTCGCGGCGACGGTAGTCGTACACGTATTGACGAGGTACTTGACGTTTCAGTGTGTAGTCGTTCGAGCGTCCGTGTGGTCTTGCCGATTCCAAGGTTCTCGGTGGAGGCCATGGCACTCCCTGGTGGCACCGAGGTGgtctagcagcagcagcaagggcgTCGGGGAGGTGATGGCCGTGGCGGGACTTGGCGCACGGAGGAGGTTCGAGGCGGCAGGATTGAGGAGGAACACCGGCGACGCGGCTGCGGGCACCAAGAGGCATGGCTCCGACGGACAGAGTCGGAGACGAGGTGCAGAAGGGCGGAGAGGGACTTGGCGGGACGGCCTGAACCTGCTGCTGATGGCGCTCGTGGCCATGGGACGCGGAAGCCGAGGTCGAAGGCGAGGCGCGGTGGAGGTCCGAGCGGGGCGTGTCTCCGACGGTTGAGGCTGAATGGAGGGAGGAGGCAGAGGTTGCGGCAGCTGGAGGTGCGCGGCGTGGCTCCTCTAGTCCATGGCAGGAGGCCATGGCGGCGGTCGATGGAGGAAGGCAAAGCGACGCGACGGCGAAGGGGCATggctccgacggagctgttcGCTGGCGGCGGCCGGAGGTAGAGGCGGGGAGGCGCGAGGAAGGAGGGGCCTGCATGGGCGCGTGCACAGGGCGGCGGCCTACTGGACGACGGGAACTCGCGGGCACGCCAACGGCAGAGGACGGCGCACGGGGCTCTGCTCCTCTCTGCGTGGATGGCAGCGCGAGAGGAGGACGATGGGAGAGGGGATCGGGCGTAGGGAGACCGTGACTcgatgcgtgcgtgcgtgcgtgtggcGGCGGGCAGAGGgaacgagagggagaggggagaggagggAGAGATGGGCTAGGGTTATGACGCGCGGGCTGGGCCTTGGAGGGGCAAATGGCCGCGGggcgggatgggccggcctgggaggctggctgggctctctccccttcttccttcttttcTCCCAAAACAGAAAATATGAAAGAAGAAAAGGGGAAGAAAGGAAGTGTTAGGGATAGAATTTACGCGGGAGGTTAATTTTTCCGGACTCATAAAAATATGCTCGTTCCAAGAAAAACGGAGTGGGTAAGATTGCACGGTttaaattcaaatggtttgaacaaggagtaggattacaaagtgaccaaaaatgttgaacatttaggaagggcctcgataagagggaaaagaattgttggccaagcttggaggtgaaacttgaagtggaaaaaggcatgggaattattttgcaagtgtgttccggttaattccaaactaatggaatatttgtaatagctccataaatattaggaggatatgttataaagagaaatcaccatgtgaattccctcgatttaaatggatcgaagatccatgcaatttacctGGTTGAGTTTTTTAaaaaattaatgacatgatggcatgatgacatgatgcaatgaaaaataaaagagcaagcacaaaagacacacacggcgatcacgaaaataaggaagtcttctgaagcgtcggtctcggggcgttacaacactccaccactacaagaggatctcgtctcgagatctaggatggcaccggagataAACGGAAGGGGAAGAGAAGAGGTAATACTAATTGCTTCTTTGAAaaatgagtgaaaccaaagaaccttgagaggtcgcaaagcttgaggaaatgacacaacggagatgaacaaaatttaaaacactccgttcagcaagaggaacgaggaacattgcgagaacctttgtaggttgaagaatatgaaacaagagcttaacggatcaaaaggaatatgaaaggacaccggtagaaaagagaaacaaggaacaccatgtgaaccttgaggttaattgacatgatagatatttaaaccactccggttaaaacatgatagggaaggaataagaatgatataatttgggcagcactccgactgtaaatggaaggaattgaacatgatgttgacaagatgagaggatactcgatgaatttaacaacacacactgcctccggaactgatgaaagaatggcacaaggggtaagaaagatttcagacagcactccggttgataagggaggcaaaacttgacagaatgggaagaacttgaaaagaaggcacgacactccggctaaacggataagaaaggaaaaaattacatgatcttgacaaaacaagatgattggtcgaagagagcaacatcacaaagccttcggaaacaatgcatgatagttagatagttggagtgaatagaacgaagaatgaaaccaacaCTCCTACCATAACTGAATTTTAAGGAGCATCCTTGAGAAATAGGATTGAACgaagttgttggaaaaccaacaacgaaagaataagcttgtagtgggcttatgggaACATCccaacattatgaggtgacaacccgccactaacggaaacaattgcttgcttgagatcaacgaagagatgaaaacttcttccACCAAGAGGAGAAAGAGAAAACTTGATCATTGATAAACTCCccaaatagctacattccttagggaaggctataggtgaaatataacccaatacaactccaacaaaaagattgattggaTGAAAAAAATCTCTTGAACAAagataaaatgatggatttaaatatgtcactcttgaaaactttgtgaatcatgaaacccGAAGGAAAATTATcgagaatgacataacaccacctcaaaagatattgATAGAGAGAATTTGCACTTCGGAATgtaagatgaagaatgcttgaactcctcaaacaaACCATgagttgaacaccatgtttattttgaagtatggcttgacgtgtcttaactccgagagaaatcttgaagaacaattgaagaatgaaaagaatccttgatgaaccaccaagtagagcctccatgaagaactccggtaaaaaggatgataaaacgaaagagaagttgagaacacaaggtgaagccttgtgatgatttagatggagctttcaaatgatataatgcagaaagcttggaactccggaaagaaaagatgaacttggaaccgagaatttgatatcatgaacgaactccggaagaaggaattaatcacttggaggaaacaagaataagaattacattacgcgtatccttc contains:
- the LOC141041748 gene encoding uncharacterized protein produces the protein MQAPPSSRLPASTSGRRQRTAPSEPCPFAVASLCLPPSTAAMASCHGLEEPRRAPPAAATSASSLHSASTVGDTPRSDLHRASPSTSASASHGHERHQQQVQAVPPSPSPPFCTSSPTLSVGAMPLGARSRVAGVPPQSCRLEPPPCAKSRHGHHLPDALAAAARPPRCHQGVPWPPPRTLESARPHGRSNDYTLKRQVPRQYVYDYRRREDCEFNYFHNASCTTTVAWVRQDVEYHYVGQVHLRQDRCPNKHHLHGLRQVPLPTTPNIYGVWTIARCEPLLLIPSSCTTTSSTNLIRSEKSRLEASVSFRSCEDSFDYIRLSSSWTRASSLRDLSCRCR